The following coding sequences are from one Niveibacterium umoris window:
- the mlaD gene encoding outer membrane lipid asymmetry maintenance protein MlaD, giving the protein MNRSKLDLGVGVFVVIGIVSLLFLSLKVGNLGGEKIERPYQVHARFDNIGGLKVRAPVKASGVLVGRVTDIRYDTEHFQATVTFNVDSRYAFSRDTFATINTAGLLGEQYVALKPGGDEQNLKSGDTITKTQSAMVLEDMIGRFLFDKASEGSKGSN; this is encoded by the coding sequence ATGAATCGTTCCAAGCTCGACCTCGGGGTCGGCGTGTTTGTGGTGATCGGCATCGTCTCGCTGCTATTCCTGTCGCTCAAGGTCGGCAACCTCGGCGGCGAGAAGATCGAGCGCCCGTATCAGGTGCATGCTCGATTCGACAACATTGGCGGGCTCAAGGTGCGGGCGCCGGTGAAGGCCTCCGGCGTGCTGGTCGGTCGCGTGACGGATATCCGCTATGACACCGAGCACTTTCAGGCGACGGTGACCTTCAACGTGGACAGCCGCTACGCGTTTTCGCGCGACACCTTTGCCACCATCAACACCGCGGGCTTGCTCGGCGAGCAATACGTGGCGCTCAAGCCCGGCGGCGACGAGCAGAATCTGAAGTCCGGCGACACCATCACCAAGACGCAGTCCGCCATGGTGCTGGAGGACATGATCGGCCGTTTCCTTTTCGACAAGGCGTCGGAGGGATCGAAAGGAAGCAACTGA
- the mlaE gene encoding lipid asymmetry maintenance ABC transporter permease subunit MlaE codes for MKVVRDSVARLGAWAINSVWRLGFAARFFFGVLIYSGQSFRRFRSLTMREIYMSGVLSLLIITVSGLFVGLVLGLQGFETLQRFGSSDALGTLVALSLVRELGPVVAGLLFASRAGTAVTAEIGLMKTTEQLKAMDMMAVNPVARVVAPRFWGGVFAMPLLAALFSAMGVFGGWLIGVVLIGVDGGSFWSQMQAAVDFRYDIVNGVIKSFVFGVAVSLIAVFEGWDCVPTAEGISRAITRTVVSSALAILALDFVLTSFMFRELS; via the coding sequence ATGAAAGTCGTGCGCGACTCGGTGGCGCGCCTCGGCGCCTGGGCCATCAATTCGGTCTGGCGGCTGGGCTTTGCCGCGCGTTTCTTCTTCGGCGTGCTGATTTACTCCGGCCAGAGTTTCCGCCGTTTCCGCAGCCTCACGATGCGCGAGATCTACATGAGCGGCGTGCTGTCGCTGCTGATCATCACGGTGTCGGGCCTGTTTGTGGGTTTGGTGCTAGGGCTCCAGGGCTTCGAGACCTTGCAGCGCTTCGGGTCGAGTGACGCGCTGGGGACGCTCGTCGCGCTGTCTCTGGTGCGCGAACTCGGGCCAGTGGTTGCGGGTCTATTGTTTGCAAGTCGTGCCGGCACAGCGGTCACCGCGGAAATCGGCCTGATGAAGACTACCGAGCAGCTCAAGGCGATGGACATGATGGCGGTGAACCCGGTGGCCCGCGTCGTGGCGCCGCGTTTCTGGGGTGGGGTTTTCGCCATGCCGCTGCTGGCAGCGCTGTTTTCCGCGATGGGCGTGTTCGGCGGCTGGTTGATCGGCGTAGTGCTGATCGGCGTCGACGGCGGCTCGTTCTGGTCGCAAATGCAGGCGGCGGTGGATTTTCGCTACGACATCGTCAATGGTGTCATCAAGAGTTTTGTTTTCGGGGTGGCCGTGTCCCTGATCGCGGTGTTCGAGGGTTGGGATTGTGTGCCTACTGCCGAGGGCATCTCGCGCGCAATCACCCGCACCGTGGTCAGTTCTGCGCTTGCGATTCTTGCGCTGGACTTCGTGCTGACCTCGTTCATGTTTCGGGAGCTCTCATGA
- a CDS encoding ABC transporter ATP-binding protein, with protein MVAVSDALVEVRNVSFSYEGRQVLRGVDLVVPRGKVVAIMGGSGSGKTTLLSLIGGQLRAQAGQVLVAGQNVAELPREGLYALRRRMGMLFQFGALFTDLSVFDNVAFPMREHTELPEELIRDLVLMKLHAVGLRGAARLRPSELSGGMARRVALARATALDPMLMMYDEPFAGLDPISLGVIGQLIRRLNDALGAASILVTHDVVESLAIVDYVYFIGEGRVVAQGTPDEIRASKDPYVHQFVYSEADGPVRFHYPAGDYAGALLRGVSA; from the coding sequence TTGGTCGCCGTGTCCGACGCACTGGTCGAAGTCCGCAACGTTTCCTTTTCCTATGAAGGCCGTCAGGTCTTGCGGGGTGTCGACCTGGTGGTGCCGCGCGGCAAGGTCGTCGCGATCATGGGGGGCTCCGGTTCCGGCAAGACCACCTTGCTGTCGCTGATTGGCGGCCAACTTCGCGCCCAGGCCGGTCAAGTCTTGGTTGCCGGGCAGAACGTCGCCGAATTGCCGCGCGAAGGGCTTTACGCACTGCGCCGCCGGATGGGCATGCTGTTCCAGTTCGGCGCGCTGTTCACCGACCTGTCGGTGTTCGACAACGTCGCTTTCCCGATGCGCGAGCACACCGAACTGCCGGAAGAGCTGATCCGCGACCTGGTGCTGATGAAGCTGCACGCGGTGGGGCTGCGCGGGGCCGCGCGCCTGCGGCCGAGCGAGCTTTCCGGGGGCATGGCGCGCCGCGTGGCGCTGGCGCGGGCGACCGCGCTCGATCCGATGCTGATGATGTACGACGAGCCCTTCGCCGGGCTCGATCCGATCTCGCTTGGCGTGATCGGGCAGTTGATCCGGCGCCTCAACGATGCGCTGGGCGCGGCGTCGATTCTGGTGACGCACGATGTCGTCGAGTCGCTGGCCATCGTCGATTACGTGTATTTCATTGGCGAGGGCAGGGTGGTGGCGCAGGGCACGCCCGACGAGATCCGCGCATCCAAGGATCCGTACGTGCATCAGTTCGTCTATTCCGAAGCCGATGGGCCGGTGCGCTTCCACTACCCGGCGGGCGACTATGCGGGTGCCCTGCTGCGCGGGGTGTCGGCATGA